A genomic window from Vitis riparia cultivar Riparia Gloire de Montpellier isolate 1030 chromosome 18, EGFV_Vit.rip_1.0, whole genome shotgun sequence includes:
- the LOC117906494 gene encoding disease resistance protein RUN1-like produces MASSSHSKRPSSSSSSSNSKWRYDVFLSFRGEDTRNNFTSHLYKALDHANIETFKDDKELPRGEEIAPELLKAIEGSRIALIVFSKTYAHSKWCLDELAKIMECQEENEQKVFPIFYHVEPSEVRNQTGIYGEAFNNHESNADEEEEKKKKIEKWRTALRKAGNLSGFPLQDR; encoded by the coding sequence ATGGCTTCCTCTAGCCATTCTAAGAGAccctcttcatcttcttcttcttccaattctAAATGGAGGTACGATGTATTCTTGAGTTTCAGAGGCGAGGATACCCGCAACAACTTTACTAGTCATCTCTACAAGGCTTTGGATCATGCCAACATTGAAACCTTTAAAGATGATAAAGAACTTCCAAGGGGAGAAGAGATTGCACCCGAGCTCCTAAAAGCTATTGAAGGATCAAGGATTGCCCTTATTGTCTTCTCGAAAACCTATGCTCATTCCAAGTGGTGCTTGGATGAACTCGCCAAGATCATGGAGTGCCaggaagaaaatgaacaaaaggTTTTTCCAATTTTCTATCATGTAGAGCCATCTGAAGTCAGGAACCAGACTGGGATTTATGGAGAAGCATTTAACAATCACGAGAGCAATGCAGacgaggaggaggagaagaagaagaagatagagaAGTGGAGGACTGCCTTAAGGAAAGCTGGTAATTTGAGTGGATTTCCTCTGCAGGATAGGTAA